GAACGGTATATTGTCTGATGGTATGTATATTGTAGGGAAACATCTTTCTGCTGGTGAATATAAAATAACTTCAAGTTCTGGACAGATGGGGTATTTTTCTATTAATAGTGGAAGTACAGTTTCTCAATTGAAAAATATTATTGAGAATGGTAACTTCAATGGTGAGAGATACATAAAGGTTAATGAGGGTCAATATTTAAAGATTAATCGTGCTTCAATTAAGGTAGATGGAAAAATAAGCGGGGAAAATGTTTCACCCACCGAAGAAATTAAGCTTACAAATAAGAAAGAGGATGGAATGCACTTCTGGAAAGGGGAAAAGGAAATTATAACAGGGCATGATTGGATGGCACTAAGTGATACTGAAAAGACAAAATTGATTCAACTTAGCATAGACCATATCCAATCCGATGGGGTAGTGAAATTAAAAAAGAGTAATCAAGAGTACGTTAATTTATTGAATAAATATCTTAGTGATAATTCCAAGCAAAATGAAAAAATAAAGGATATTTTCGCCAATATCATGTTAGAAGATATTCAGAACAAATAAATAAAGTATGTAATTGTAAAAAGGCACTTGCTTTATAATAAGTGCCTTTTTATTTATTAAGGTATATCTTTAAGGGCCATGAAAAAGGATTGATACAAACCCGAGGAAATAGAGTTTGTATTAATCTATCAAAAGAGTTTTAAAAAAATCGAATTATTTAGATGAATCTTCTTGTATTTCGAGTTGTTTGAAAAATTCTTCATCCCTCTTTTCCATGTTATCTTCTAGCCCTAAATAAGATGCTACAGAAAGAATTATTAGAACTATACTTACAATAACTTGCCAAACATGTAACAAATTCCAAATCCAAAGGTTGTAGTTTGTATATGAGAAGTTAAAGAAAGACATAGAAACTCCATAAAGAAAATAATTATAGAAATAAGTACTAAAATCAAGTAGATTTTTCATAGTGTCATAGTGTATTAAGCTTGAATAAGAAATTAAGTTAACTATAGAAGGTGATTGCAACATTTGTTCATAGAATACTTTGGTAACTAAAAAATATAGTAATGAAAAAGTTAAAGCCATTTCCATCAAACTGTGTACCGCAAGTGATATTCTAGCCGGTTTTCTTAAATTAGAGTATCGCCATTTATGTATATAGATGACACTCTCTACTGTTTTTTTTTGCGATAAATCTTCGAATAGTGCAAAATTTACTCTAACCACGTCCTTGTAAAATGCAAATATGATTTCAGTAGAACGGGATAATGTTCGAAAAAGTAGGTAGAAAAGAAAAATGAGATGGGCTACATCGTTTTGAATAAATATAAAAGAAAATGCTAAAAAAACTAGCAGGAAAGTATATGTTAAATTTATCCAATTGGAAAATTCAATAAAAAACTTATTGGCGTTTTTTATTGAATCCCAACAATGTATACAAAGTTTGTCCTTTTTACTAACGTAAGTATACTCTTCGCACTTATGTAGTTTAATGGCTGGGTTTTTATGGAACTCTTTTATTCTATTTTTAAAATATGATGCAAAATGATAATCAGGAGAGTATAAGAAATGTTTGTGATAAAAAGTAAAAAGCAATCTATCAACTAAAATAAGTAACACTCCTTTTAGCTCCTGCTTAGGGTTTTGAATGAAATTATAACTTCTATTTACTAAGAGAAATGCAAAAAAATGATTAAAAAAAGAAATTAATACGTTAAGTATCCACCCCAAAAATAATGATATTATTAAATAATCTGTAATAATAAAGTTTGTTTGATGAGATGAAATTTTCACATTGTATGAACATGTAACAAGTAATAATGTACTTAAGGCAAGAATCCATTTTATCTTGCTGACACTATTAGCAATTTTATTTAGATTATAAAATCGCTTCACCTCTTTTTCATCTATAGGTGTTTGATAAATTAACATAGATTTATCCATATAAAGCACTCCTTTTCTGTATACTTTTGATTTTACATTATGTTGGAAGTAAATAGGTGAAATATTGGAAAATTCAATAAAAAAATCCAGTGAACAATATAGAAGTTCACTGGATTTCTTAATTAGGTAGTTAATTTTTTAGCTTAAAGGAAACCTTCTACAGCCTCAAGAGCATATTTTTTGTCGCATATACAGTGACTAAATTTAATAGGAATACAGTAATCACAAGGCTTTTCGATAAATAAAAGTGGTCACATTTCAGGTCACTAAAATGTTCAAAATCATGTATTTTATTCACTTTCGCTCGGATTATATCTGTATTGCTGCTTCTTCGCAACTCGCTCTACTACCTTCTTCAACTCATCAGTTTTCAAAAACTCAATAGGGGAGAACCCTTTCTCAAACGTAAGCGAGTCCGCTTCAATCATCAGTACATATTTATCTTTAACCTTCGCAATATGAATCTGGTCTTTAAAATCCGCAAGCAAGGCTTTCGCAGAAATATGGTCTGCCTTTAGCTTTCATTCGATTTCAGGGGTATGCTCCACAATTTGAGTCGTGGTTCTTCTGTTGTGAAATGCTCCATAATTTCACGCTTTGGGCTCGTAGCCCATACTTCCATCGCTTGGTTGAATTGTTCACGCTTTTCTGTACCTTCTTCAAATACATCCTCAATTTGGTCGTATACCATATCCATAACTTGTGTTTTCATGATTTATGGCATGGAACGCTCGTATTCTACGAATTTTAAGAAGTCTTCGAAGTAGCGAGCGTGTGATGCTTGGTGAAAAGCTTGTTAATTAAGAAGGTTTTACGTGTGTAACCGTGAAGTGATTAAGAAGAGGATAAATGGATAAAATATGGGTTTTATTAGGGATACTTTTGTAAGTCGCTCGAGATTTTTATGCAGCAAGAGAGACTCAAGATTCGTTAAATTTGGTACTTACATGAGTTCTGATGCTTCTTACTTAATATAGGCTAAGATTCTCAGGTAGATGCCAAATTGTATTTTTATGGATTTCAGGTGATTTTGTTAATCTGTATGTTATGGTGTTTGTTAAAGAGGAAGTCTTTATATAATGATTATCAAATAATTTGAAGAGATTTTTAGAAGTTAATACTGAGGAGATGTGACTATAATGAATAACGAAGTTATCTTACAAAATAGGCTTATTGTTAAACCAGATGTAATTGAAGAAGGCTTAACCTTGATTGAAAGGGAAACAAGGTTAAAGAATGGGAAAAAATGTGATATTTTATTTAAAGACAAAGAGAATAGAAAGCTTTATGTAGAAGTAAAAGAAACTATTAATAATAAGTCCATAGAACAATTAAGTGGATATCAGAAGATAGTTAACTGTAAAGATAGCAGATTTATGTTGGTAGCTAATAATTGTGTTAACGATAAATACAAAGATAAATTAAGAGAGCAGAAGTTAGAATTTAAGGTTATTAATAAAGATGATATTGTTATTCGTTTAGAAAAGGTGTTGAATGTCATTAAAGGTGATGCAGAATTTAGGTCAAGAGAAGGTGTATTTAAGGCATTAAAAGAGCAAGGGAAAATAGCAATTGAAATTTATAATTATGTGGCAATAAAATTGCATTCAATTGAAACTCCTATTATATGTAATATCTCAGATGGAATCATGTTTCATCCTGTGAATACTAATAATAAATTCTTGTCAATTACGACTAAACGGGATAGATTATTATTTCATTTTCCTAATGGGAATAGGGATGGAATATATTCGCAATTTAAGGGGAGGATTCCTGAATTATATTATAGTAGAAGTGGTGATAAAAATCAGATAGATATCAAGTTAAGTAATATAAAATGTCTTGAAAATGTAAAACCTTTGATTGATAAAGCATTCATTAGTATATTCTAAATGGAAAATGAGATGAAAGAAGAGGGGGTACATATCACCAGCGTTAACGAAGTACACATTGAATAGTGTATAAGCACATCTTCTCCCACACTCTGAGAGAAATATAGAAAAGATGAAAAAGGCTTATTGTACCTGCTTTTAATTAAGATTAAATGAATCGTTTACTGGAAAAATAAAGGGATTATAATAAGTGTGGAATGTGAAAAATTGACAAAAATGATTCGGAATTGATAAAATATACTATATATTTAGAATTAAAAATAAGGAAATATCTCTCGGTATTATTTCAATAAAATATATTTTATTGAGGAT
This DNA window, taken from Bacillus cereus ATCC 14579, encodes the following:
- a CDS encoding endonuclease NucS domain-containing protein, with translation MNNEVILQNRLIVKPDVIEEGLTLIERETRLKNGKKCDILFKDKENRKLYVEVKETINNKSIEQLSGYQKIVNCKDSRFMLVANNCVNDKYKDKLREQKLEFKVINKDDIVIRLEKVLNVIKGDAEFRSREGVFKALKEQGKIAIEIYNYVAIKLHSIETPIICNISDGIMFHPVNTNNKFLSITTKRDRLLFHFPNGNRDGIYSQFKGRIPELYYSRSGDKNQIDIKLSNIKCLENVKPLIDKAFISIF